A part of Cydia strobilella chromosome 15, ilCydStro3.1, whole genome shotgun sequence genomic DNA contains:
- the LOC134747562 gene encoding eukaryotic translation initiation factor 3 subunit F, whose amino-acid sequence MALNLVVKVHPVVLFQIVDAYERRNADSHRVIGTLLGTCDKGVVEVTNCFCVPHKEHADQVEAELNYAMDVYELNRRVNATENIVGWWATGNEVTNHSSVIHEYYARECREPVHVTLDTSLQGARMGLRAYVCVALGVPRGKQGCMFTPIDVTLTSYEPEIVGLQLCQKTMGPGGRSRQVQPAPDLALVAEAATKLASLLDQVLGYVEDVLAGRAAPHNATGRALLQLAQAVPGLAQDSFADAFANSVKDLLMVVTLAQLIKTQLQLNEKLTLLTSQ is encoded by the exons ATGGCGCTCAATCTGGTTGTCAAGGTTCATCCCGTAGTATTATTTCAAATAGTGGATGCTTACGAGCGCCGAAATGCGGACTCACACCGGGTTATCGGGACTTTATTGG GAACTTGTGACAAAGGGGTGGTGGAAGTCACAAACTGTTTCTGCGTGCCACACAAAGAGCATGCAGACCAGGTGGAGGCCGAGCTCAACTACGCCATGGACGTGTATGAGCTAAACAGGCGTGTAAACGCCACAGAGAACATTGTTG GCTGGTGGGCTACCGGCAACGAAGTGACCAACCACTCATCCGTCATCCACGAGTACTATGCACGCGAGTGCCGAGAGCCCGTGCACGTGACGCTGGACACGTCGCTGCAGGGCGCGCGCATGGGGCTCCGCGCGTACGTTTGCGTGGCGCTCGGCGTGCCGCGCGGGAAGCAGGGCTGCATGTTCACGCCCATCGATGTCACACTCACTAGCTATGAGCCTGAG ATTGTAGGTCTACAACTGTGCCAGAAAACGATGGGTCCCGGCGGGCGCTCGCGGCAGGTGCAGCCCGCGCCCGACCTGGCGCTGGTTGCTGAAGCGGCCACCAAGCTGGCCTCGCTGCTGGACCAG GTGCTGGGCTACGTGGAGGACGTGCTGGCCGGGCGGGCTGCACCACACAACGCCACGGGGCGCGCGCTGCTGCAGCTGGCGCAGGCCGTGCCCGGGCTCGCGCAGGACTCCTTCGCCGACGCCTTCGCTAACAGCGTCAAGGACCTACTCATG GTGGTGACCCTAGCCCAACTAATTAAAACCCAACTTCAACTCAACGAGAAACTTACTCTCCTCACCTCACAGTAA